DNA from Bradyrhizobium japonicum USDA 6:
CCTACGTCTTCAATGCTGTTGCCAAGGTGCTGCCACGCAAGGCGGTCTGGTATTCGAGCAATCTGATGCGTACCCACCAGACCGCGGAAGCGATCTGGGCGGCCGGTTACCCGAAGCCTGCGTCGATGAAATGGGAAGCGGATCTCGCCGAGCAGAATCTCGGCCGCTGGCAAGGCATGAACCGCGCCCAGTTCATCGCCAGCCGCCCCGTCGGCTCGAGCTGGTTCGCCGACGTCAACGAGCCCGCGCCCGGCGGCGAAAGCTTTATGGATCTCTATAACCGCACGCGCCGTACCGTTGAGCGGATCAACAACGAGGCGGCCGGGCAGGACGTGATCGCGGTCGCGCATGGCGGCACCATCAAGGCGGCGATCGGCCTCGCGCTCGACGGCCAGGTGGAGCGGGCGCTGTCGTTCGACATCGACAATGTGTCGATCACGCGGCTCGATTATTTCTCGAGCTCCGAGCGCTCGGTCTGGCGGCTGCCGATGGTGAACCAGCAGCCGTGGATCGCCGACGATGCGCATGCGGAGATGCATCAGCTGGCGGGGCCGGAAGTCAAGAAGCTCGCCTGACGCCCAAGCTACCTAAGTTATTGTCCGCGAGCGCGGACGCGGCGTAAGCTTCAAGCCAATCAAAACGCACTCTGGGAGAGAAACATGACCTTGTTCGACATGAAGGGGAAAGTCGCCGTCATCACGGGATCGACGCGCGGCATCGGGCTCGCGATCGCCGAGCGCATGGCCGAGCACGGCGCCAAGGTCGTGATCTCCTCGCGCAAGGCCGACGTCTGCGACCAGGTTGCGAAGGGCATCAACGACAAGTTCGGCAAGGGCACGGCGGTCGCGATCGCCGCCAACATCTCGTCGAAGGAAAATCTGCAAAATCTCATCGACGAGAGCAACCGCGCCTTCGGCAAGATCGACGTGCTGGTCTGCAACGCGGCGTCGAACCCGTATTACGGTCCGCTCGCGGGCATTTCCGACGATCAGTTCCGGAAGATCCTCGACAACAACATCGTCGCCAACAACTGGCTGATCTCGATGGTGGTGCCGCAGATGATCGAGCGCAAGGACGGCTCGATCATCATCGTCTCCTCGATCGGCGGATTAAAGGGCTCGACCATCCTCGGCGCCTACGCGATTTCCAAGGCCGCCGACATGCAGCTCGCGCGCAACCTCGCCTGCGAGTACGGCAAGCACAATATCCGCGTGAACTGCATCGCGCCCGGCCTGATCAAGACCGATTTTGCCAAGGCACTGTGGGACAATCCGGAGAATTTGAAGGCCTCGACCTCGCGTTCGCCGCTGCTGCGCATCGGCATCCCCGACGAGATCGCCGGCGCCGCCGTGTTCCTGGGATCGAAGGCCGGCGACTTCATGACCGGCCAGACCATGGTGATCGACGGCGGCGCGACGATTAGTTGACGCGGTAGAGCGTCATCCCGGGGCGCGCTTAGCGCGAACCCGGGATGACGAGATTCCGGATGCGGTCCTGCGGACCGCTCCGGAATGACCCTTCGGGTCAATCCACCGCTGCGTAAACCAGATCCCGCACCAGCGTTCGTGTAAAATCGCGCTGTCCCGGGCCCTGGCTCATGAACACCGTAAACAGATCCTCCTTCGGGTCGATCCAGAAGAACGTCCCCGCAATACCGCTCCAGAAATACTGGCCGACGCTGCCGGGGAACGGCGCGATGCCGGCCTCGCGGCGCACGGCGAAGCCGAGGCCGAAGCCGTGGCCCGGCGACAGCAGTGTGCCGTTGGTCACAACGTGCGGTCCGAGGTGATCGGATGCCATCAGCTCCAGCGTCTTGCGGCCGACGATCCTGTTGCCGTCGAGCGTGCCGCCGTTGCGCAGCATCAGCGCGAAGCGGGCGTAGTCCATCGTGGTCGAGACCAGGCCGCC
Protein-coding regions in this window:
- a CDS encoding histidine phosphatase family protein, with the protein product MTGADKPNVVTTRWWWVRHAPVRNDGGNIYGQSDLACDTSDTYVFNAVAKVLPRKAVWYSSNLMRTHQTAEAIWAAGYPKPASMKWEADLAEQNLGRWQGMNRAQFIASRPVGSSWFADVNEPAPGGESFMDLYNRTRRTVERINNEAAGQDVIAVAHGGTIKAAIGLALDGQVERALSFDIDNVSITRLDYFSSSERSVWRLPMVNQQPWIADDAHAEMHQLAGPEVKKLA
- a CDS encoding SDR family NAD(P)-dependent oxidoreductase, which produces MTLFDMKGKVAVITGSTRGIGLAIAERMAEHGAKVVISSRKADVCDQVAKGINDKFGKGTAVAIAANISSKENLQNLIDESNRAFGKIDVLVCNAASNPYYGPLAGISDDQFRKILDNNIVANNWLISMVVPQMIERKDGSIIIVSSIGGLKGSTILGAYAISKAADMQLARNLACEYGKHNIRVNCIAPGLIKTDFAKALWDNPENLKASTSRSPLLRIGIPDEIAGAAVFLGSKAGDFMTGQTMVIDGGATIS